The following coding sequences lie in one Streptococcus suis genomic window:
- a CDS encoding LacI family transcriptional regulator: MTTLTDVARLANVSKMTVSRVINHPEQVTKELRTLVTAAMEELNYKPNVAAKALAQQRTLIVQAVILEKMDVVEPYYIDLLAGIADELNHRNYTLQLVTNPSQITDQCDGYIVTGARKDDYPWLKGLRKPLILFGENQEGLPFVDSDNRLATRSATQFALSKGYERIVFVGIDLPEAFEKGREEGYKDAMQGRETHLYRLENRSRVAEEFVKNLDYLPENTCFICASDRLALGVTRGLQALGKSIPNDVGVIGFDGFFLDRMSRPALTTMKQPIRQMGALSVKHLMTILDGKPLARQGHYCQATLIERETTPQ; encoded by the coding sequence ATGACGACATTAACTGATGTGGCTAGGTTAGCCAATGTATCAAAGATGACTGTTTCGCGTGTCATCAACCATCCAGAACAAGTTACAAAAGAGTTGCGGACGCTCGTAACAGCTGCGATGGAAGAATTAAACTATAAGCCAAATGTGGCGGCCAAGGCCTTGGCCCAGCAACGGACGCTGATTGTTCAGGCTGTCATTCTCGAAAAGATGGATGTGGTAGAGCCGTACTATATCGACCTTCTTGCAGGAATCGCTGATGAGCTCAATCATCGAAATTATACTTTGCAGTTGGTGACCAATCCAAGTCAGATTACTGATCAATGTGATGGTTACATCGTGACTGGCGCTCGCAAGGATGACTACCCTTGGTTGAAAGGGCTGCGGAAGCCATTGATTTTATTTGGGGAGAATCAAGAAGGCCTTCCTTTTGTAGATTCAGACAATCGTTTGGCGACTAGGTCCGCAACCCAGTTTGCTTTATCAAAAGGTTATGAGAGGATTGTTTTTGTAGGGATTGACTTGCCAGAAGCCTTTGAAAAAGGGAGAGAAGAAGGCTACAAAGATGCGATGCAGGGCCGAGAAACTCATCTCTATCGATTGGAAAATCGTTCTCGTGTTGCGGAAGAATTTGTGAAAAATCTTGATTATTTACCAGAAAACACCTGTTTTATCTGCGCATCGGATCGTCTCGCTCTTGGGGTTACAAGAGGTTTACAAGCTCTAGGAAAGTCTATTCCGAATGACGTTGGGGTGATTGGTTTTGACGGCTTCTTTTTAGATCGGATGTCCAGACCAGCCTTGACGACGATGAAGCAGCCGATTCGTCAAATGGGGGCTCTTAGCGTCAAACATTTAATGACGATATTGGATGGCAAGCCTCTGGCTAGACAGGGGCATTACTGCCAGGCAACCTTAATTGAAAGGGAGACTACACCTCAGTAG
- a CDS encoding ABC transporter related protein — MDPELIGEVLAVMMQLAKEGMTMVVVTHEMGFARAVADRVIFMGGGQIIEEGRPEDIFDRPQEERTKQFLARIQKVDVE; from the coding sequence TTGGATCCTGAGTTAATCGGTGAGGTCTTGGCTGTCATGATGCAGTTGGCAAAAGAAGGTATGACCATGGTGGTTGTGACGCACGAGATGGGTTTCGCGCGTGCAGTGGCAGACCGAGTGATTTTTATGGGTGGCGGCCAGATTATTGAAGAAGGCCGACCAGAAGACATTTTTGACCGTCCACAAGAAGAACGTACTAAGCAATTCTTAGCTCGCATTCAAAAGGTAGATGTTGAGTAA
- a CDS encoding CHAP domain-containing protein, with protein sequence MIKKQFKLGLFTALIGNLLWSGMVNVSADDTVISDSPTVSALTKKVEAAKKAAKAAAAAKAALATNMVSEVAVEYTANTYPAGQCTWGAKEMAPWVGNYWGNGGDWAASAAALGYEVGTTPKVGAIAVWTDGGYGHVAYVTDVAANGHIQVKESNYGGVYYPSNVRGFFDPTTTSEGTVSYIYSPAGV encoded by the coding sequence ATGATAAAAAAACAATTCAAATTGGGACTGTTTACAGCCCTCATAGGAAATCTTTTATGGTCGGGAATGGTGAATGTCAGTGCAGATGACACAGTTATAAGCGATAGTCCGACAGTATCAGCGTTAACAAAAAAGGTTGAAGCTGCAAAAAAAGCAGCCAAAGCTGCTGCCGCTGCAAAGGCTGCTTTGGCTACCAATATGGTGTCAGAGGTTGCTGTGGAATATACGGCTAATACCTATCCAGCGGGTCAGTGTACTTGGGGTGCCAAAGAAATGGCTCCTTGGGTTGGAAACTATTGGGGTAATGGTGGAGATTGGGCAGCTAGTGCGGCAGCGCTTGGATATGAAGTGGGAACGACTCCAAAAGTTGGCGCTATTGCTGTATGGACAGATGGAGGCTACGGTCATGTTGCCTATGTAACAGATGTGGCAGCTAACGGTCACATTCAAGTTAAGGAATCAAACTATGGTGGAGTATACTACCCAAGTAATGTCCGAGGTTTCTTTGATCCAACAACAACTAGCGAAGGAACAGTCAGCTATATTTACTCACCAGCTGGAGTATAA
- a CDS encoding PTS cellobiose transporter subunit IIC has protein sequence MSNISEKFMEISGKIGSQRHLIAIRDSFISMMPITMAGTVAVLLNVFLRDIPNNMGWTGFAEAMQPIININGYVYFGTIGIMALVFAFAFGYNLSLMYKVNPLAGGLISFASFISTIPQSLTISTALEGVDKSVITALEGLGLTIVTTDGVSILETSEWGAIALKYGGATGLFTAMFIGFLATFVYASLVKRNIIIKLPDTVPPAVNKAFAAIIPGTAAIYASSIVAYLVFSVSGQSLSDVVSTYIQMPLLGLSQGLGSVVLLTFLVQLFWFFGLHGHNVLAPVMDGIYLIALNENTAAYEATRSVADLPWLWTRGSFDAYAQMGGSGVTLALIIAIFIFSKREEYKMVAKLSAPMGVFNINEPITFGIPMVLNPLFVIPWLIVPPICAAIAYLATAAGLIPPVFLAVPWITPPGLYAYLATGGNIMAALVSLFNLFVAFLIWTPFVIAANKVKAGED, from the coding sequence ATGTCAAATATTTCTGAAAAGTTCATGGAAATATCAGGAAAAATCGGCTCGCAACGTCATTTGATTGCCATTCGTGATTCCTTTATCTCCATGATGCCGATTACAATGGCTGGTACGGTGGCCGTCCTGCTCAATGTCTTTTTGAGGGATATTCCAAACAATATGGGTTGGACAGGCTTTGCAGAAGCTATGCAGCCTATCATTAACATCAATGGCTATGTTTATTTTGGAACCATTGGGATTATGGCGCTTGTCTTTGCCTTTGCCTTTGGTTACAACTTGTCTCTGATGTACAAGGTCAATCCTTTAGCGGGCGGTTTGATTTCCTTCGCATCCTTCATTTCAACCATTCCTCAAAGCCTTACCATTTCAACTGCTTTGGAAGGGGTGGATAAATCGGTTATTACTGCTCTGGAAGGGCTTGGTTTGACCATTGTCACTACTGATGGTGTTTCTATATTGGAAACCAGTGAATGGGGAGCGATTGCGCTGAAATATGGTGGAGCAACAGGTCTCTTCACAGCCATGTTTATTGGCTTCCTGGCGACTTTTGTCTATGCAAGCCTAGTGAAACGCAATATCATCATCAAGCTACCAGACACTGTTCCACCAGCAGTCAACAAGGCTTTTGCGGCTATTATTCCTGGTACAGCAGCTATCTACGCATCTTCAATTGTGGCTTATCTCGTATTTTCTGTATCTGGTCAGTCCTTGAGTGATGTGGTGTCAACCTATATTCAGATGCCTTTACTTGGTTTATCGCAAGGACTTGGCTCAGTCGTACTCCTAACCTTCCTCGTTCAACTTTTCTGGTTCTTTGGTTTGCATGGACACAATGTCTTGGCACCGGTCATGGATGGAATTTACCTCATCGCCCTGAATGAGAATACTGCTGCCTATGAAGCAACAAGAAGTGTTGCAGATTTGCCTTGGCTTTGGACACGTGGATCCTTTGACGCCTATGCTCAAATGGGGGGATCAGGCGTGACCCTGGCTCTGATTATTGCAATTTTCATCTTCTCTAAACGGGAAGAATACAAGATGGTTGCCAAGCTATCAGCTCCGATGGGAGTCTTTAACATCAACGAGCCGATTACCTTTGGTATTCCGATGGTCTTAAATCCGCTCTTTGTTATTCCATGGCTTATTGTACCACCGATTTGTGCAGCGATTGCTTATTTAGCGACTGCTGCTGGACTCATTCCTCCTGTCTTTCTAGCTGTACCTTGGATTACCCCGCCAGGTCTATACGCTTATTTGGCAACAGGTGGTAACATTATGGCGGCCCTGGTTTCGCTCTTCAACCTCTTTGTTGCCTTCTTGATTTGGACACCATTTGTCATTGCGGCCAACAAGGTTAAGGCTGGTGAGGACTAA
- a CDS encoding DUF3284 domain-containing protein, which produces MKIKKIGQVPIEQLFATIGRSLKEDYQQNTGRPLLDQDIQKGLTYVKTFGNKGEHSVKVHVEEFLAPYRYAVCFHSNRGKEYIRYDLHALGDNQTEIEYSYEMEAADLFMRGNYFLMEKVFSKSLKRQTDAQLEALIRYSKEGASTS; this is translated from the coding sequence ATGAAAATCAAAAAAATAGGACAGGTTCCAATTGAACAATTGTTTGCTACGATTGGTCGGTCCTTGAAAGAGGATTATCAGCAAAATACTGGACGTCCTCTTCTTGATCAAGATATCCAGAAGGGGTTGACCTATGTAAAAACATTTGGAAACAAAGGAGAGCATAGTGTCAAGGTGCATGTAGAGGAATTTCTTGCTCCCTATCGTTATGCTGTTTGTTTTCATTCCAATCGAGGAAAAGAGTATATCCGCTATGATTTGCACGCTTTGGGGGACAATCAAACAGAGATTGAATACTCTTATGAAATGGAAGCGGCAGACTTATTTATGAGAGGGAACTACTTTTTAATGGAGAAAGTCTTCTCTAAGAGTTTGAAACGGCAGACAGATGCTCAATTAGAAGCACTGATTCGGTATTCTAAAGAAGGTGCTTCGACATCGTGA